The sequence CCTGCACGGTCGCCACGAGAGTCCCGTCCGGGGCACGCCGCCACTCCAGCCGGGTCACCTCCCGCAGCGTCGTCGCGTTCTCCTTACGCCGGCAGTACGCGGCGAAGTCATGCTCCCCCACCAGCCCGTCGGCGGCCACGTTCAGCGCGGCCAGGTCGAGCCGGCTCGGCCAGGCCAGGGTGTCGTGACGACGCAACGGTTCGGCACCCCAGGGCGCGTCGGTGACCCGGTACTCGTACCGCCGGAAGGTCGCCGAGAAACGGGCGTCGAAGTCGTCCGGCGCTTCCGTCATCGCCCGTATCCGCACGTCGGCGGGGAGCAGCCGGGCCAGCCGCCGCAGCAGGGTGTGCTCGTGCCGATGCCACACCTCGGTCAGGAGGTCGACGTGGCAGACCTGCCCGGTGGCGTGCACACCGGCGTCGGTCCGGCCGGCGACGGTCAGTCCGGTCGCCGCGCCGACGCCGAGCACCAGGTCAAGCGCCTGCACGAGGGCACCAGCGACCGTACGCCGCTCCGGCTGGACCGCCCAGCCGGAAAAGTCGGCGCCGTCGTACGAGACATCCAGCCGTACCCGGGTGCGCTCCTGCACTCGTGTCCCCTTCCGCGCGTCGGGCCCGACACCCAGCTGGGTGTCGGGCCCGACGGGAGCCTGGCCGATCAGGCCTTGTTCTGCTCGTTGTTCTCCTCGACAGCGAGGTCGCTGTCGGCGCGGGCCGCGGCGGTGTCACCCGAGACCGAGACGGGAGCCTCAGCGTCCTGGTCGCCGCTGGTCGGCGCCGGGGTCTCCTCAGCTGGGGCCAGTGCCTCGACCTTGTCCTGCTGCGCGGCCTTGCGGCCGGCGGTCTTCTTGTTCGCCTTCGGCTGCGCGACCGCCAGCTCCTCGACCAGCTCGATGATCGCCATCGGGGCGGCATCGCCCTTACGCGGGCCGGTCTTCACGATCCGGGTGTAGCCACCGTTGCGGTTGGCGTACCGGGGCGCGATCTGCTCGAACAGGGTGTAGACCACGTCCTTGTCCTTGACGACCCCGAGCACCCGACGCCGGGAGGCCAGGTCACCGCGCTTGGCCTTGGTGATCAGCTGCTCCGCGAGCGGGCGCAGCCGCCGGGCCTTGGTCTCGGTGGTCTGAATCTTGCCGTGCTGGAACAGCGACATGGCCAGGTTGGCCAGCATCAACCGCTCGTGCGCCGGGCTGCCGCCGAGGCGGGCACCCTTGGTGGGCGTGGGCATTCTCGGTGCTCCTCGTCAATCCTCAGCCGCGCTTACAGCTGCTCAGTCTCGCGGTAGTCCTCGGTGTCGTAGTCGGCCTCGCCGAAGGCGTCCACGACGTTCGCCGGGTCGAAGTTCGGGGCCGAGTCCTTCAGCCCCAAGCCCATCCCAGCGAGCTTCATCTTGACCTCGTCGATCGACTTCTGGCCGAAGTTACGGATGTCGAGGAGGTCAGCCTCGGTACGCCCAATGAGCTCACCAACGGTGTTGATGCCCTCGCGCTTGAGGCAGTTGTAGGAGCGGACGGTGAGGTCCAGCTCCTCGATCGGCAGCGCCAGATCCGCTGCCAGCTGGGCGTCCTGCGGGGACGGCCCGATGTCGATGCCCTCTGCGGTCTCGTCCAGCTCCCGGGCCAGGCCAAAGAGCTCGACCAGCGTGGAACCGGCCGAGGCCAGGGCCGTACGGGGCCCCATCGACGGCTTGGACTCGACGTCAATGATCAGCCGATCGAAGTCGGTCCGCTGCTCGACCCGGGTCGCCTCGACCCGGTAGGTCACCCGGAGCACCGGCGAGTAGATCGAGTCGACCGGGATCCGACCGATCTCGGCACCCGCCTGCTTGTTCTGCGCCGCGGTGACGTAGCCACGGCCCCGCTCGACGGTCAGCTCCATGTCGAGCCGGCCCTTGCCGTTGAGGGTGGCGAGCTTCAGGTCCGGGTTGTGCACCGAGACGCCAGCCGGGGGCTGGATGTCACCCGCGGTCACGTCACCCGGGCCCTGCTTGCGCAGGTACATGCTGACCGGCTCGTCGTGCTCGGAGCTGACGCAGAGCTCCTTGATGTTCATGACGAGCTCGACCACATCCTCCTTGACCCCGGGGATCGTGGTGAACTCGTGCAGCACACCATCGATCTTGATCGAGGTCACCGCCGCGCCGGGAATGGACGACAGCAGCGTCCGGCGCAGCGAGTTACCCAGGGTGTAGCCGAAGCCGGGCTCCAGCGGCTCGATGGTGAACCGGGACCGGGTCTCGTTGATCGACTCCTCGGAGAGCGAGGGTCGCTGGGAGATGAGCATCTCTTCTCTTTTCTTCCGGGGCGCCCGCCATATGACGCCCACGACACACCGTTGTGGTGGTCCGCCCCGCGGGGCGGACCACCACCCGAGCTCCTACTTGGAGTAGAGCTCGACGATCAGCTGCTCCTGGACCTGGGTGTCGATCACCTGGCGGCTCGGGAGCGAGTGCACGAGCACCTTCATCTGGCTCGGAATGGCCTCCAGCCACGCCGGCACGCTCTTGGAGCCGGACTCGGCCTGCGCCACCAGGAACGGGGTGAGCTCCTTGCTCTTGCCCCGGACCTCGACGATGTCGTGCTCCTTGACGCGGTACGACGGGATGTCGACCTTCTTGCCGTTCACCACGAAGTGACCGTGCTTGACCAGCTGCCGGGCCATGTCCCGGGACTTGGCGTAGCCGGCCCGGTAGACCACGTTGTCCAGCCGCGACTCGAGGATCTGCAGGAGGACCTCACCGGTCTTGGCCTGCTTCGCCACGGCCTCCTCGTAGTAGCCGCGGAACTGCTTCTCCAGCACGCCGTACACCCGGCGGGCCTTCTGCTTCTCGCGGAGCTGGAGCAGGTACTCCGTCTCCTTCGTGCGGCCGCGGCCGTGCTGTCCGGGCGGGAACGGCCGGGACTCGAACGGGCACTTCGGGCCATCGCACTTGCTGCCCTTGAGGAACAGCTTCATCTTCTCCCGCCGGCAACGGCGGCAGTCAGCACCGGTGTAACGAGCCATTTCTTCCTAACCTCTCAGACCCGGCGACGCTTCGGCGGACGGCACCCGTTGTGCGGCTGCGGAGTCACGTCAGAGATCTGACCGACCTCCAGGCCGACGGCCTGCAGCGAACGGATGGCGGTCTCCCGGCCGGAGCCGGGGCCCTTGACGAACACGTCGACCTTGCGCATGCCGTGCTCCATCGCGCGACGCGCGGCGGCCTCGGCGGCCAGCTGCGCGGCGAACGGAGTCGACTTGCGGGAGCCCTTGAAGCCAACCTGGCCGGCCGAGGCCCAGGAGATGACCGCACCGGTCGGGTCCGTGACGGACACGATGGTGTTGTTGAAAGTGCTCTTGATGTGCGCCTGGCCGTGGGCGACATTCTTGCGTTCCTTGCGCCGGACCTTCTTGACGGCGGCTCCGGCACGAGCCTTCGGTGGCATAAGTCTTCTGCGCTCCTATTACTTCCTGCCGGGCTTCTTCTTGCCGGCGACGGTCCGCTTCGGGCCCTTGCGGCTGCGGGCGTTGGTTCGCGTCCGCTGACCACGAACCGGTAGGCCCCGGCGGTGCCGGATACCGGCGTAGCAGCCGATCTCGACCTTGCGACGGATGTCCGCGGCGACCTCGCGGCGCAGGTCACCCTCAACCTTGTAATTGGTCTCAATGTGGTCGCGGAGCTGCACGAGCTCCTCGTCCGTGAGGTCCCGGGCGCGCTTGTCCGGCGAGATGCCGGTGGCGGCGAGCGTCTCCAGGGCGCGGGTGCGACCCACGCCGAAGATGTAGGTGAGCGCGATCTCCAACCGCTTCTCGCGGGGGAGATCAACGCCGACTAGCCGTGCCATGTGCGGGCGTACTCCTCGTGGTTTCTGGCGGAGGTGTGGTCCCGTTCCATCCCGCTACCGACCATCCCCGTTCTCCGACGCCTACCGACGCCGACGAGCGGTTCAGTCGCTGCCCGAGCGGGCCCCGGCCTCCGACCGGGGGTTAACCACGACGAGGTACGCGCTGCGCACTCGTGCGGCTGGAACGAGCATGTGCTGTGTTGTGACGAATCTGCGGCCGGGGCCGGTGTCGACCAGTCGCGGTGTCACGACCGGCCGGACAGTCAGCCCTGACGCTGCTTGTGGCGCGGGTCGGCGCAGATGACCATGACCCGGCCGTGCCGGCGGATCACCCGGCACTTGTTACAGATCCGCTTGACGCTCGGCTTGACCTTCACGGTTGCCTTACTTCCGATCTGGCCCGGCGACGCGGCGAGCGCGGCTCCGGGCGACGAAGACGGACACGGGATTCACCCGGCCGCCGTCAGGCTTACTTGTAGCGGTAGACGATGCGCCCTCGGGTCAGGTCGTACGGCGAAAGTTCGACGACGACCCGGTCCTCCGGCAGGATACGGATGTAGTGCTGCCGCATCTTGCCGCTGATGTGAGCCAGCACCTTATGCCCGTTCGCGAGCTCCACCCGGAACATGGCGTTCGGCAGGGGCTCGATGACCCGGCCCTCGATCTCGATGGCTCCGTCTTTTTTCGGCATGTCCTCCGCTGTCCTGACGTCGGTTGCTCCGGACGGCCCACAACGTCTTTCACGGGATGACTGATCGAAATCAGGTGACCCGCGCCAGCCGCGGCTCCAGCACCCGCCGAAGCGCGGGCGGGCATGCCGGAGTGGACGCTGTGCGCCGATCAGAAAGTGTACGCCGGCCCGTACGCCGTCGCCAAACCGACCACCCGACCCGGCGGTTGACCTCGCCGAACCGGACGATCGGGCAGTCATCGCCGCCCCCGTCCGGGTGCTGGAGAGCGGGCCCGACCGACACGCTGGCCCCCACCGGAGGCCCGGAGCCGTCACCACCTGGGGATGTCACCAGCTGGGGGTGTCACCGTCCGGCGTGTGACCAGCCGGAGCAGGAGAGGATCGCCCGGACCACCCCTGCCACCACCTTCTCGCCGGCGGGGCACCGGCGACGCCCTCCGCGACGCTCAGCGCGAAATCGATCGGCAAACGTGGCCAGCAGGCCGAGGTTCCGAGCCGGTCCCGAGCCTCCGGTCAGGCGGTAGTCGCTGGTTGCCGGGCGGTTACCAGGTCGCCGAGGCGCTCACGCCCTCCGTCGACCGCGGTGAGCACCCACACCCCATCCGGCAGCAGCGCCATGCTGTGCTCCACGTGCACCGCCCGGGAGCCGTCCCGCGTCACCACCGTCCAGCCATCGGCCAGCTCAGCCGTCCGGGGCGAGCCCAGCGTGATCATCGGCTCGATGGCCAGCGCCAAACCCGGCACAAGCCGGGGGCCCTTGCCCGGGCGAC comes from Salinispora tropica CNB-440 and encodes:
- the truA gene encoding tRNA pseudouridine(38-40) synthase TruA, yielding MQERTRVRLDVSYDGADFSGWAVQPERRTVAGALVQALDLVLGVGAATGLTVAGRTDAGVHATGQVCHVDLLTEVWHRHEHTLLRRLARLLPADVRIRAMTEAPDDFDARFSATFRRYEYRVTDAPWGAEPLRRHDTLAWPSRLDLAALNVAADGLVGEHDFAAYCRRKENATTLREVTRLEWRRAPDGTLVATVQADAFCQAMVRSLVGAMLAVGDGRRPADWPAGLLTRRERASEVNVAPAHGLTLVAVGYPDDPSEYARRATLTRRLRVPPQA
- the rplQ gene encoding 50S ribosomal protein L17, translated to MPTPTKGARLGGSPAHERLMLANLAMSLFQHGKIQTTETKARRLRPLAEQLITKAKRGDLASRRRVLGVVKDKDVVYTLFEQIAPRYANRNGGYTRIVKTGPRKGDAAPMAIIELVEELAVAQPKANKKTAGRKAAQQDKVEALAPAEETPAPTSGDQDAEAPVSVSGDTAAARADSDLAVEENNEQNKA
- a CDS encoding DNA-directed RNA polymerase subunit alpha gives rise to the protein MLISQRPSLSEESINETRSRFTIEPLEPGFGYTLGNSLRRTLLSSIPGAAVTSIKIDGVLHEFTTIPGVKEDVVELVMNIKELCVSSEHDEPVSMYLRKQGPGDVTAGDIQPPAGVSVHNPDLKLATLNGKGRLDMELTVERGRGYVTAAQNKQAGAEIGRIPVDSIYSPVLRVTYRVEATRVEQRTDFDRLIIDVESKPSMGPRTALASAGSTLVELFGLARELDETAEGIDIGPSPQDAQLAADLALPIEELDLTVRSYNCLKREGINTVGELIGRTEADLLDIRNFGQKSIDEVKMKLAGMGLGLKDSAPNFDPANVVDAFGEADYDTEDYRETEQL
- the rpsD gene encoding 30S ribosomal protein S4; the protein is MARYTGADCRRCRREKMKLFLKGSKCDGPKCPFESRPFPPGQHGRGRTKETEYLLQLREKQKARRVYGVLEKQFRGYYEEAVAKQAKTGEVLLQILESRLDNVVYRAGYAKSRDMARQLVKHGHFVVNGKKVDIPSYRVKEHDIVEVRGKSKELTPFLVAQAESGSKSVPAWLEAIPSQMKVLVHSLPSRQVIDTQVQEQLIVELYSK
- the rpsK gene encoding 30S ribosomal protein S11, whose protein sequence is MPPKARAGAAVKKVRRKERKNVAHGQAHIKSTFNNTIVSVTDPTGAVISWASAGQVGFKGSRKSTPFAAQLAAEAAARRAMEHGMRKVDVFVKGPGSGRETAIRSLQAVGLEVGQISDVTPQPHNGCRPPKRRRV
- the rpsM gene encoding 30S ribosomal protein S13, with the protein product MARLVGVDLPREKRLEIALTYIFGVGRTRALETLAATGISPDKRARDLTDEELVQLRDHIETNYKVEGDLRREVAADIRRKVEIGCYAGIRHRRGLPVRGQRTRTNARSRKGPKRTVAGKKKPGRK
- the rpmJ gene encoding 50S ribosomal protein L36 — protein: MKVKPSVKRICNKCRVIRRHGRVMVICADPRHKQRQG
- the infA gene encoding translation initiation factor IF-1; protein product: MPKKDGAIEIEGRVIEPLPNAMFRVELANGHKVLAHISGKMRQHYIRILPEDRVVVELSPYDLTRGRIVYRYK